A stretch of the Streptomyces sp. NBC_01428 genome encodes the following:
- a CDS encoding GNAT family N-acetyltransferase, protein MTSPGPDGLVVAQASPADWTVVTGWAADEGWNPGLSDSASFFAQDPDGFFVGRVDGEPVSAISVVNYGADYAFLGFYLVRPDLRGHGYGLATWKAALAHAGGRTVGLDGVVAQQDNYRKSGFELAHRTVRFGGVVLPGEKSPGVRQAGPADHTAIIAYDGSCTPADRPAFLTSWLTTPGHRTFVRHADDGRPTGYAVLRPAREALRVGPLFADTADDARALFAALAAEADGRALAVDVPETNAPAVALVEKLGLTPSFETARMYTGPVRPFAVDRVHGVTTLELG, encoded by the coding sequence ATGACCTCTCCGGGACCCGACGGCCTCGTCGTCGCCCAGGCCTCGCCCGCCGACTGGACGGTGGTCACCGGCTGGGCGGCGGACGAGGGATGGAATCCGGGGCTGTCCGACAGCGCGAGCTTCTTCGCCCAGGACCCCGACGGGTTCTTCGTCGGGCGGGTCGACGGGGAGCCGGTCTCGGCCATCTCGGTGGTCAACTACGGTGCGGACTACGCCTTCCTGGGCTTCTACCTCGTCCGCCCCGATCTACGAGGCCACGGCTACGGCCTCGCCACCTGGAAGGCCGCGCTCGCCCACGCGGGAGGCCGCACCGTCGGCCTCGACGGAGTGGTCGCGCAGCAGGACAACTACCGCAAGTCGGGGTTCGAACTCGCCCACCGCACCGTCCGGTTCGGCGGCGTGGTGCTCCCCGGGGAGAAGTCACCGGGAGTACGACAGGCCGGGCCCGCCGACCACACCGCGATCATCGCGTACGACGGGTCGTGCACCCCCGCGGACCGGCCGGCGTTCCTGACCTCATGGCTGACCACCCCCGGCCACCGCACCTTCGTACGGCACGCCGACGACGGCCGGCCGACCGGCTACGCCGTGCTCAGGCCGGCACGTGAGGCGCTGCGCGTCGGCCCCCTGTTCGCGGACACCGCCGACGACGCCCGGGCCCTCTTCGCCGCCCTGGCCGCCGAGGCCGACGGGAGAGCGCTCGCCGTCGACGTACCGGAGACCAACGCCCCGGCGGTCGCCCTCGTCGAGAAGCTGGGCCTCACGCCTTCGTTCGAGACGGCCCGCATGTACACCGGCCCGGTCCGGCCCTTCGCGGTGGACCGCGTCCACGGCGTCACCACGTTGGAACTCGGCTAG
- a CDS encoding GntR family transcriptional regulator has product MQKEARPGTGEQAKQHALVQLRQAILRGEMAPAQRLVENELAEQFGVTRASTRAALIELETEGLVERIRNRGSRVRVVTVEEAVAITECRMALEGLCAAKAAVAATDDQLAELAELGAAMSKAVADGEPVTYSELNHEVHARIREFSGQRTAVELLERLNAQLVRHRFQLALRPGRAQQSLSEHLAMIEAIGARNPQAAEAAVRAHLGSVIQALRD; this is encoded by the coding sequence ATGCAGAAGGAAGCCCGTCCAGGCACCGGCGAGCAGGCCAAGCAGCACGCGTTGGTGCAGTTGCGGCAGGCGATTCTGCGCGGAGAGATGGCACCGGCCCAGCGGCTGGTGGAGAACGAACTCGCCGAGCAGTTCGGAGTCACCCGGGCCAGTACCCGGGCGGCGCTGATCGAGCTGGAGACGGAGGGGCTGGTCGAGCGCATCCGCAACCGCGGATCGCGGGTCCGGGTCGTGACCGTCGAGGAGGCGGTCGCCATCACCGAATGCCGGATGGCACTCGAAGGACTCTGCGCGGCCAAGGCGGCCGTCGCGGCGACCGACGACCAGCTGGCCGAACTGGCCGAACTGGGAGCGGCGATGTCCAAGGCGGTCGCCGACGGCGAGCCCGTGACCTACTCCGAGCTGAACCACGAAGTACACGCCCGGATCAGGGAGTTCTCCGGCCAGCGGACGGCCGTCGAGCTCCTGGAACGGCTCAATGCACAACTGGTGCGCCATCGCTTCCAGTTGGCCCTGCGTCCCGGTCGTGCGCAGCAGTCCCTGAGTGAACACCTGGCCATGATCGAGGCGATCGGCGCCAGGAACCCGCAGGCGGCCGAAGCGGCCGTCCGCGCCCACCTCGGCAGCGTGATCCAAGCGCTGCGCGACTGA
- a CDS encoding alpha/beta hydrolase gives MLSMHQRCAVVGTATATLTLLAAGLPTTATAEDPDLSRFYRQKVTWAACEGEGMPKDLQCGKVTVPLDYEKPDGGTLDLALARYRATGSSRGSVLLNFGGPGGAGIPQLALGGKEFMGLTNGYDVVTFDPRGVGRSSPVSCGEGVDDISQATDDSAEGTDSASVRSALKAVKKAAEECAQHSGAVLPHIGTVNASRDMDIMRQALGDKKLNYLGFSYGTRLGAVYAAQFPKKTGRMVLDGVDTLTEPVAEQGLAGAEGQQTALDDFITWCTQNMACPFGQDARSAREQVVQLVDSLDDEPVPSDYGQEFSGQDLVGSISQALYSKEMWPSLEQALGLLVQDGDTHGLTQLSGGASLPDVSAPVRNKDGRPEKEKDGGRENARDQQKHGGLVDDEEVPLDNLPAALMAINCADDPDRPSADEITRDMGKLRAAYEEASPVFGQYRLTQVLMCYGRARGTDYIRDDVRDVNTSKMLLVGTRGDPATPYRWTEETAKRLGSAAVVLDNKGEGHTGYASSKCVHQKVDDYLLYGSLPDSGSSCGPEDTDD, from the coding sequence ATGCTGTCCATGCACCAACGCTGCGCGGTCGTGGGAACCGCGACCGCGACGCTGACGCTGCTGGCGGCGGGTCTGCCGACGACGGCGACCGCCGAGGATCCCGACCTGTCCCGGTTCTACCGGCAGAAGGTCACCTGGGCGGCCTGCGAGGGCGAGGGGATGCCCAAGGATCTGCAGTGCGGCAAGGTCACCGTGCCCCTCGACTACGAGAAGCCGGACGGCGGCACCCTGGACCTGGCCCTGGCCCGCTACCGGGCGACGGGTTCCTCTCGCGGCTCGGTGCTGCTGAACTTCGGCGGGCCCGGTGGGGCCGGGATACCCCAACTCGCCTTGGGCGGGAAAGAGTTCATGGGCCTGACCAACGGCTACGACGTGGTGACCTTCGACCCGCGCGGGGTCGGGCGCTCCTCGCCGGTGAGCTGCGGCGAGGGCGTCGACGACATATCCCAGGCCACGGACGACAGTGCGGAGGGCACCGACAGCGCCTCGGTGCGGTCGGCGCTCAAAGCGGTGAAGAAGGCCGCCGAGGAGTGCGCACAGCACTCGGGTGCCGTCCTCCCCCACATCGGCACGGTCAACGCCTCCCGCGACATGGACATCATGCGGCAGGCCCTCGGCGACAAGAAGCTCAACTACCTCGGCTTCTCGTACGGGACCCGGCTCGGCGCGGTGTACGCGGCCCAGTTCCCCAAGAAGACGGGCCGGATGGTGCTCGACGGCGTCGACACCCTCACCGAGCCGGTCGCCGAACAGGGCCTGGCCGGCGCCGAGGGACAGCAGACGGCGCTCGACGACTTCATCACATGGTGCACACAGAACATGGCCTGTCCGTTCGGGCAGGACGCGCGCAGCGCCCGCGAGCAGGTCGTCCAGCTCGTCGACTCGCTCGACGACGAGCCCGTGCCGTCGGACTACGGCCAGGAGTTCTCCGGGCAGGACCTGGTGGGGTCGATCAGCCAGGCCCTGTACAGCAAGGAGATGTGGCCCTCCCTCGAACAGGCGCTGGGCCTGCTGGTGCAGGACGGCGACACCCACGGCCTCACCCAGCTCTCCGGCGGCGCCTCGCTGCCCGACGTGTCGGCGCCGGTCCGGAACAAGGACGGCAGGCCGGAGAAGGAGAAGGACGGCGGCCGGGAGAACGCGCGGGACCAGCAGAAGCACGGCGGACTCGTGGACGACGAGGAAGTCCCGCTCGACAACCTGCCGGCCGCCCTGATGGCGATCAACTGCGCCGACGACCCCGACCGTCCCAGCGCCGACGAGATCACCCGGGACATGGGCAAGCTGCGCGCGGCGTACGAGGAGGCGTCCCCGGTCTTCGGTCAGTACCGGCTCACCCAGGTGCTGATGTGCTACGGCCGGGCCAGGGGCACCGACTACATCCGCGACGACGTCCGCGACGTGAACACCTCGAAGATGCTGCTCGTCGGCACCCGCGGGGACCCGGCGACCCCGTACCGCTGGACGGAGGAGACCGCCAAGCGGCTCGGCTCCGCGGCGGTCGTGCTGGACAACAAGGGCGAGGGGCACACCGGATACGCCTCCTCGAAGTGCGTGCACCAGAAGGTCGACGACTACCTGCTGTACGGCTCCCTGCCGGACAGCGGCAGCTCCTGCGGCCCGGAGGACACGGACGACTGA
- a CDS encoding chaplin: MKRVTRNGLIAAAAASGALAAAMPAHADAGADGASAGSPGAISGNTVQLPVHVPVNVCGNTVNVVGLLNPAAGNRCANQSDGSGAATRSSGSRRSVPPVAQGDTGGRHAGGAVGGNRGGAVAHGGAEGSPGLLSGNGLQLPVQLPVNVSGNSVNVVGLGNASVGNESTNTSGERPEPSRPVNPAPRPSVAPPVEHPEPAVPGELRTMGDSEATLAHTGADGTLPAVVASAAMLLGGAVMFRRFRPAAVR; the protein is encoded by the coding sequence ATGAAACGGGTGACCCGAAATGGTTTGATCGCCGCGGCCGCCGCCTCGGGGGCGCTGGCCGCGGCCATGCCGGCCCACGCCGACGCGGGCGCGGACGGTGCCTCGGCCGGATCGCCCGGGGCGATCTCCGGCAACACCGTCCAGCTCCCGGTGCACGTTCCGGTGAACGTGTGCGGGAACACGGTGAACGTCGTCGGCCTGCTCAACCCGGCCGCCGGCAACCGCTGTGCCAACCAGAGCGACGGCAGCGGTGCCGCCACTCGTTCCTCCGGCAGCCGGCGGAGCGTCCCCCCGGTCGCGCAGGGTGACACGGGCGGCCGCCACGCGGGCGGGGCCGTCGGAGGGAACAGGGGTGGCGCGGTCGCGCACGGAGGCGCGGAGGGCTCGCCGGGCCTGCTTTCCGGCAACGGTCTGCAGCTGCCGGTGCAGCTCCCCGTGAACGTGAGCGGCAACTCCGTAAACGTGGTCGGCCTCGGCAACGCCTCCGTCGGGAACGAGTCCACCAACACCTCGGGCGAGCGGCCCGAGCCCTCGCGGCCCGTGAACCCGGCTCCGAGGCCGTCCGTCGCCCCGCCCGTCGAGCACCCCGAGCCCGCCGTGCCGGGCGAGCTGCGGACCATGGGTGACTCCGAGGCCACCCTCGCCCACACCGGTGCGGACGGGACGCTGCCCGCCGTCGTGGCGAGCGCGGCCATGCTGCTCGGCGGCGCGGTCATGTTCCGCCGGTTCCGCCCCGCCGCGGTGCGCTGA
- the fusA gene encoding elongation factor G: MRTHLHRHLTDSLTAVRNLGILAHVDAGKTTVTERILYATGTTHRRGEVHDGTTVTDFDPQERDRGITIFAAAVSCAWDGHRINLIDTPGHVDFSDEVERSLRVLDGAVAVFDAVAGVEPQSESVWRRADRHNVPRIAFVNKLDRAGADLDAAVASIRERLHPAPLVVQLPIGTEDGFTGVVDLLRMRAHVWADDAGSAEEGPVPEALTEEAHRRRRLLEEAVADLHPAALEEFCTRSTVSAETLATALRDLTRTGEGVVVLCGSAYRNRGIEPLLDAVVAYLPSPLDVPAVRGTRGGVEEERAADPEAPFAGLVFKVNATATGRMTYLRVYAGTLEKGQAVTDVGTGRTERVGRILRVRADRHAELESAVAGDIVAVIGPKSARAGATLCDPAAPLLLEPPVVADPVVSVAVEARTNTGTGRLVSALTRLVEEDPSLVVRTDAETGQTLLSGMGELHLEVAVEKVRRAHGLDVVVGRPRVAYRETVARGVSGLVYRHVKQDGGAGQFAHVVLDVEPLGTPAVDCAEGSAAGFVFRSAVVGGRVPQEFVRAVEAGCRDALAEGPLGGHPVTGLRVTLTDGSTHAKDSSEMAFRAAGRLGLRAALRACAMRLLEPVVEVTVTVPEDAVGGVLGDLAARRGRVTGSLTRGGTAVLTATVPLAELFGYATRLRSRTQGRGVFSTRPTGLAPAPGPLPSTGVAAR, from the coding sequence GTGCGTACCCACCTGCACCGACACCTCACCGACTCCCTGACCGCCGTCCGCAACCTGGGCATCCTCGCCCACGTCGACGCCGGGAAGACCACCGTCACCGAACGGATCCTCTATGCCACCGGTACGACCCACCGACGCGGCGAGGTCCACGACGGCACCACCGTCACCGACTTCGACCCCCAGGAACGCGACCGCGGCATCACCATCTTCGCCGCCGCCGTCAGCTGCGCCTGGGACGGCCACCGCATCAACCTGATCGACACCCCGGGCCACGTCGACTTCTCCGACGAGGTGGAGCGCTCGCTCCGCGTGCTCGACGGCGCCGTCGCGGTGTTCGACGCCGTCGCCGGCGTGGAGCCGCAGAGCGAGTCGGTGTGGCGACGGGCCGACCGGCACAACGTTCCGAGGATCGCCTTCGTGAACAAGCTGGACCGGGCCGGCGCCGACCTCGACGCGGCGGTCGCGTCGATCCGCGAACGGCTCCATCCGGCGCCCCTGGTCGTCCAGTTGCCGATCGGCACCGAGGACGGCTTCACCGGTGTGGTCGACCTGCTCCGGATGCGCGCCCACGTGTGGGCCGACGACGCCGGGTCGGCCGAGGAGGGGCCGGTGCCCGAGGCGCTGACCGAGGAGGCACACCGACGCCGCCGGCTCCTGGAGGAAGCGGTGGCGGATCTCCACCCGGCGGCTCTGGAGGAGTTCTGCACCCGGTCCACGGTCTCCGCCGAGACCCTGGCCACCGCCCTGCGCGACCTGACCCGGACCGGCGAGGGTGTCGTCGTGCTGTGCGGCTCGGCCTACCGCAACCGGGGGATCGAACCCCTGCTGGACGCGGTGGTGGCTTATCTGCCCTCGCCGCTCGACGTGCCCGCCGTACGCGGCACGCGCGGCGGTGTGGAGGAGGAACGGGCGGCCGACCCCGAAGCCCCGTTCGCCGGGCTGGTGTTCAAGGTGAACGCCACGGCGACCGGACGGATGACGTACCTGCGGGTCTACGCGGGCACGCTGGAGAAAGGACAGGCGGTGACCGACGTGGGTACGGGACGCACCGAGCGCGTCGGACGGATCCTGCGGGTCCGCGCCGACCGCCACGCGGAACTGGAGAGCGCGGTGGCCGGTGACATCGTCGCGGTGATCGGGCCGAAGTCCGCCCGCGCCGGGGCGACCCTCTGCGACCCGGCGGCGCCGCTGCTCCTCGAACCGCCCGTGGTCGCGGATCCCGTCGTGTCCGTCGCGGTCGAGGCGCGCACGAACACCGGGACCGGCCGCCTGGTGTCGGCCCTGACCCGGCTGGTCGAGGAGGACCCCTCGCTGGTCGTCCGTACCGACGCGGAGACCGGGCAGACACTGCTGTCCGGTATGGGAGAACTGCATCTGGAGGTCGCGGTGGAGAAGGTCCGGCGCGCTCACGGGCTGGACGTCGTCGTCGGGCGGCCGCGCGTCGCCTACCGCGAGACGGTGGCGCGCGGGGTGTCCGGTCTGGTGTACCGGCACGTCAAACAGGACGGCGGCGCGGGGCAGTTCGCCCATGTCGTGCTCGATGTCGAGCCGCTCGGCACCCCTGCCGTGGACTGCGCCGAGGGGAGCGCGGCGGGCTTCGTGTTCCGGTCGGCCGTGGTCGGCGGACGGGTGCCGCAGGAGTTCGTCCGTGCCGTGGAGGCCGGCTGCCGGGACGCGCTCGCCGAGGGTCCCCTCGGCGGTCACCCGGTGACCGGGCTGCGGGTCACGCTCACCGACGGGTCGACCCATGCCAAGGACTCGTCGGAGATGGCGTTCCGCGCGGCGGGCCGGCTGGGCCTCCGCGCGGCACTGCGCGCCTGCGCCATGCGGTTGCTGGAACCGGTCGTCGAGGTCACGGTGACCGTGCCCGAGGACGCGGTCGGCGGAGTGCTCGGCGACCTCGCGGCCCGGCGCGGCCGGGTCACGGGGTCCCTCACCCGCGGCGGCACGGCGGTGCTCACCGCCACCGTGCCGTTGGCCGAACTCTTCGGCTACGCGACCCGGTTGCGCAGCCGGACCCAGGGCCGGGGTGTCTTCTCGACCCGGCCCACCGGGCTGGCACCGGCGCCGGGCCCGCTGCCCTCCACGGGGGTCGCGGCCCGGTGA
- a CDS encoding baeRF3 domain-containing protein yields MEHALSPAALTELRRPRPYPAVSVLTPTHRREPDNAQDPVRLRNVVAEARKQLEADPAVTRELRADVVGQLDRAVAEIDLSHAEDGLVIFAAPGEHQVWSLARSVPERVVLSDTFLTRNLVAAQAAERPFWVLSVSADRVTLWNGGADRVSEEHRGGFPLTRSLEDPDAERKERIGDLPSTFRDEHTRQFLRDADTAMSEVLREHPRPLYVTGDIPALSLLDEIGTVTKEGAHIAHGGLANGSPDAVWQAVRPMIAAQARKSADEVARELDSARGRKEFAAGVDEVWQHAADGRIRLLAVEENFRATVRDDGDHLVPAAGGDLDARDDIVDEIVERCLETGADVRFVPDGGLGDAKGVAGVLRY; encoded by the coding sequence ATGGAGCACGCACTGAGCCCTGCCGCCCTGACCGAGCTGCGCCGTCCGCGGCCCTATCCGGCGGTGTCGGTGCTGACACCGACCCACCGCCGCGAGCCCGACAACGCCCAGGACCCGGTGCGGCTGCGCAATGTCGTGGCCGAGGCGAGGAAACAGCTGGAGGCCGACCCGGCGGTCACCCGCGAACTGCGGGCGGACGTCGTCGGGCAGTTGGACCGGGCCGTCGCCGAGATCGACCTGTCCCACGCCGAGGACGGTCTGGTGATCTTCGCGGCGCCCGGTGAGCACCAGGTGTGGTCGCTGGCCCGCTCCGTGCCCGAGCGGGTCGTCCTGTCGGACACCTTCCTGACCCGCAATCTCGTCGCGGCGCAGGCGGCGGAGCGTCCCTTCTGGGTGCTCTCGGTCTCCGCCGACCGCGTCACCCTCTGGAACGGCGGAGCCGACCGGGTCTCCGAGGAGCACCGCGGAGGTTTCCCGCTGACGCGGAGCCTGGAGGACCCGGACGCCGAGCGCAAGGAGCGGATCGGCGATCTGCCGAGCACCTTCCGCGACGAGCACACCCGGCAGTTCCTGCGGGACGCGGACACGGCGATGAGCGAGGTCCTGCGCGAGCACCCGCGGCCGCTGTACGTGACCGGTGACATCCCCGCGCTGTCGCTGCTCGACGAGATCGGCACGGTCACCAAGGAGGGCGCGCACATCGCGCACGGCGGTCTGGCGAACGGGTCGCCGGACGCCGTGTGGCAGGCGGTCCGTCCGATGATCGCCGCGCAGGCACGGAAGTCCGCCGACGAGGTCGCGAGGGAACTGGACTCGGCGCGCGGCCGCAAGGAGTTCGCCGCCGGGGTCGACGAGGTGTGGCAGCACGCGGCCGACGGCCGGATCAGGCTGCTCGCCGTCGAGGAGAACTTCCGCGCCACGGTCCGCGACGACGGGGACCATCTGGTCCCGGCCGCGGGCGGTGACCTCGACGCGCGGGACGACATCGTCGACGAGATCGTCGAACGCTGCCTGGAGACGGGCGCCGATGTCCGGTTCGTCCCCGACGGGGGCCTGGGTGACGCGAAAGGCGTCGCCGGGGTGCTGCGTTATTGA
- a CDS encoding FMN-binding glutamate synthase family protein, whose amino-acid sequence MLSLLLVALGAAGALLLVGAVSAWWWCAAVPLLALTALGGWDLTQRRHSVLRNYPLLGHLRFLLEALRPELQQYFVERNFDGRPYDREVRTIVYERAKGAEAEEPFGTERDVYEDGYEFLEPSMRPVEVPEEPPVVRVGGPDCTQPYDMALLNVSAMSFGALSANAILALNRGAALGGFAHDTGEGGLSDHHLRGGGDLVWEIGTGYFGCRTAEGDFEAREFADKAALPEVKCVSLKLSQGAKPGIGGVLPGAKVNAEIARARGVPEGGTVVSPPYHRVFSTPRELVRFIARMRELAGGKPTGFKLCVGSRRQFLAVCKAMLAEGVTPDFIVVDGSEGGTGAAPLEFADNIGTPLTEGLITVHNALVGTGLRDRIRIGASGKVATGSDIVKRLLQGADYTNAARAMMFAVGCLQAQRCHTNTCPVGVATQDPRRVRALDVADKSERVHRYQRATVRSASQIMAAMGVRDPGELTPHHLLRRIGPTTVRTYAELYEWLAPGVLLAEPPLSWDADWAAADPDAF is encoded by the coding sequence ATGCTCTCTCTGCTCCTCGTCGCCCTCGGTGCGGCCGGGGCGCTGCTCCTGGTGGGCGCCGTCTCGGCGTGGTGGTGGTGCGCGGCGGTCCCGCTGCTGGCACTGACCGCGCTCGGCGGCTGGGACCTGACGCAGCGCCGTCACTCCGTGCTGCGCAACTATCCGCTGCTCGGCCATCTGCGCTTCCTCCTGGAGGCGCTGCGCCCCGAACTCCAGCAGTACTTCGTCGAGCGGAACTTCGACGGGCGGCCCTACGACCGTGAGGTCCGCACCATCGTCTACGAGCGGGCCAAGGGGGCCGAGGCCGAGGAGCCGTTCGGCACGGAGCGTGACGTGTACGAGGACGGCTACGAGTTCCTGGAGCCGTCGATGCGCCCGGTCGAGGTGCCCGAGGAGCCGCCCGTCGTCCGGGTCGGCGGCCCAGACTGCACGCAGCCCTACGACATGGCCCTGCTCAACGTCTCCGCGATGAGCTTCGGCGCCCTCTCGGCGAACGCGATCCTGGCCCTCAACAGGGGCGCGGCGCTGGGGGGTTTCGCGCACGACACGGGCGAGGGCGGTCTGTCCGACCACCATCTGCGGGGCGGCGGCGACCTCGTCTGGGAGATCGGCACCGGGTACTTCGGGTGCCGTACGGCCGAAGGGGACTTCGAGGCGCGGGAGTTCGCGGACAAGGCCGCGCTGCCCGAGGTGAAGTGCGTGTCGCTGAAGCTCTCCCAGGGGGCGAAGCCGGGGATCGGCGGTGTGCTGCCCGGGGCGAAGGTGAACGCGGAGATCGCGCGGGCGCGCGGTGTCCCCGAGGGCGGGACCGTGGTGTCGCCGCCGTACCACCGGGTCTTCTCGACGCCCCGTGAGCTGGTGCGGTTCATCGCGCGGATGCGGGAGCTCGCCGGCGGCAAGCCGACCGGCTTCAAGCTCTGCGTCGGATCCAGGCGGCAGTTCCTGGCCGTCTGCAAGGCGATGCTCGCCGAGGGGGTGACGCCCGACTTCATCGTCGTGGACGGCTCGGAGGGCGGCACGGGGGCGGCGCCCCTGGAGTTCGCCGACAACATCGGCACGCCGCTGACCGAAGGGCTGATCACGGTGCACAACGCGCTGGTCGGCACCGGCCTGCGCGACCGGATCCGGATCGGCGCGAGCGGGAAGGTCGCCACCGGGTCGGACATCGTCAAGCGTCTCCTGCAGGGCGCCGACTACACGAACGCGGCCCGCGCCATGATGTTCGCGGTCGGCTGCCTCCAGGCCCAGCGGTGCCACACCAACACCTGTCCCGTCGGGGTGGCGACCCAGGACCCGCGCCGGGTGCGCGCGCTGGACGTGGCCGACAAGTCCGAGCGGGTGCACCGCTACCAGCGTGCCACCGTGCGCAGCGCGAGCCAGATCATGGCCGCGATGGGCGTCCGTGATCCGGGCGAGCTGACACCCCACCACCTGCTCCGCCGCATCGGACCGACGACCGTACGGACCTACGCGGAGCTGTACGAGTGGCTGGCGCCCGGGGTCCTGCTGGCCGAGCCTCCGCTGTCGTGGGACGCGGACTGGGCGGCCGCCGACCCGGACGCCTTCTGA
- a CDS encoding (2Fe-2S) ferredoxin domain-containing protein, producing the protein MPVDSPRGLPRTTTVGAARSRPCALVVCRGCCCGDPGKFPDIDHVRQLARLRAGAEASGGRFTVRTTDCLGPCDQANVVVVQPSAAGRRSGGRPTWVGFATDDGCTDDLLAWAAAGGPGTAPPPAALELQFVDPPRAERTRGRR; encoded by the coding sequence GTGCCGGTCGACTCCCCGCGCGGTCTCCCTCGTACGACGACGGTCGGTGCCGCCCGATCGCGGCCGTGCGCCCTCGTCGTCTGCCGGGGGTGCTGCTGCGGCGACCCGGGCAAGTTCCCGGACATCGACCACGTCCGGCAGCTCGCGCGGCTGCGCGCCGGGGCGGAGGCGTCCGGCGGGCGGTTCACCGTGCGGACGACGGACTGCCTGGGCCCCTGCGACCAGGCGAACGTCGTCGTGGTGCAACCCTCGGCGGCGGGACGGCGAAGCGGCGGCCGGCCGACCTGGGTGGGCTTCGCCACGGACGACGGCTGCACGGACGACCTGCTGGCCTGGGCCGCCGCGGGCGGACCAGGGACAGCCCCGCCGCCGGCCGCCCTGGAGCTGCAGTTCGTCGACCCACCACGTGCCGAACGGACCCGGGGGCGGCGTTGA
- a CDS encoding MBL fold metallo-hydrolase, which yields MREEAIVEAAAGVHLVHGSDTNWVVLSEGDAVTLIDTGYPGDRQDLLASLAALGHRPEAVTAVLVTHAHTDHLGSAEFLSGSFGTPVLLHEDEVPHARREFLHQVSIGEVMRQAWRPGVLPWAVRALRSGGKADVRMAKPEAFPGAGPLDLPGRPVPVHTPGHTPGHCVYHLPDAGVLISGDALVSGHPTSRARGPQLLHEMFDTERATALDSLRHIERLEADVLLPGHGPVHHGPVGEAARRARELAG from the coding sequence ATGCGCGAGGAAGCGATCGTCGAGGCAGCCGCCGGAGTCCATCTGGTGCACGGCAGCGACACGAACTGGGTGGTGCTGAGCGAGGGCGACGCGGTCACCCTGATCGACACGGGGTATCCCGGCGACCGCCAGGATCTGCTGGCGTCGCTGGCGGCCCTCGGCCACCGGCCCGAGGCCGTGACCGCCGTCCTCGTCACGCACGCGCACACCGATCACCTCGGTTCCGCCGAGTTCCTGAGCGGCTCGTTCGGGACGCCCGTTCTGCTGCACGAGGACGAAGTGCCGCACGCGCGGCGCGAGTTCCTCCACCAGGTGAGCATCGGCGAGGTGATGCGCCAGGCGTGGCGTCCCGGTGTGCTGCCCTGGGCGGTGCGCGCACTGCGCTCCGGCGGAAAGGCGGACGTCCGCATGGCGAAGCCGGAGGCGTTCCCCGGGGCGGGCCCGCTCGATCTGCCCGGCCGCCCCGTTCCCGTGCACACGCCCGGTCACACTCCGGGCCACTGCGTCTACCACCTGCCGGACGCGGGTGTCCTGATCTCCGGCGACGCGCTGGTCAGCGGTCATCCGACGTCGCGGGCCCGCGGCCCGCAGCTGCTGCACGAGATGTTCGACACCGAACGCGCCACCGCCCTCGACTCGCTGCGTCACATCGAGCGGCTGGAGGCCGACGTCCTGCTGCCGGGGCACGGTCCCGTGCACCACGGCCCGGTCGGTGAGGCGGCCCGGCGCGCACGGGAACTCGCCGGCTGA
- a CDS encoding DUF4232 domain-containing protein, with the protein MRIRPALAVPGIAAALLLAASGTSATAAPSGPAGIPSQKAAAPATCAAKALRLRAEQSADPRVLHVRVTNRSARACTVDRIPTVTFGDLDGAALPKPAGESGPYRLAGGRSAYASVLTIADRADPEARRVRSVTVSADPSLAGRSFTARELGAGATVRVWEPVTTWWKPSAAAADRALGLR; encoded by the coding sequence ATGCGTATCCGACCCGCCCTCGCCGTACCCGGCATCGCCGCCGCGCTGCTTCTCGCAGCCTCCGGAACCAGCGCGACGGCCGCGCCCTCCGGCCCGGCCGGCATCCCCTCACAGAAGGCCGCCGCGCCCGCGACATGCGCGGCGAAAGCCCTCCGCCTGCGGGCGGAGCAGTCGGCGGACCCGCGTGTCCTGCACGTCCGCGTCACCAACCGTTCGGCCCGCGCGTGCACGGTCGACCGCATCCCCACCGTCACCTTCGGCGATCTCGACGGCGCCGCCCTGCCGAAGCCCGCCGGGGAGAGCGGTCCGTACCGGCTCGCCGGGGGCCGGAGCGCCTACGCGTCCGTGCTGACGATCGCCGACCGTGCCGATCCGGAGGCGCGCCGGGTCCGTTCGGTCACCGTCTCGGCCGACCCCTCGCTCGCCGGCCGGTCCTTCACGGCACGTGAGCTGGGCGCCGGTGCCACCGTCCGGGTGTGGGAGCCCGTGACGACGTGGTGGAAGCCGTCCGCGGCCGCCGCAGACAGGGCACTCGGACTCCGCTGA